One segment of Tepidibacillus fermentans DNA contains the following:
- a CDS encoding diaminopimelate dehydrogenase translates to MSGKIKIGIVGYGNLGKGVELAIKQNPDMQLEAIFTRRSPEQVATVGSKMVHISKAEEYKDQIDVMILCGGSATDIPEQGPQFAAMFNTVDSFDTHAKIPEYFAKIDQVAKESGKVSVISTGWDPGLFSLNRMIVEAILPHGKDYTFWGKGVSQGHSDAIRRVEGVKNAVQYTVPVTEAIERVRSGENPELSTREKHLRDCYVVLEEGADAEKVKRDIMEMPYYFSDYDTKVTFISEEELKANHSTMPHGGFVIRSGQTGEGNQHIVEFSLKLDSNPEFTASVLVAYARAAYRLQKEGQTGAKTVFDIAPGYLSPESPEDLRKRLL, encoded by the coding sequence ATGAGTGGAAAAATTAAAATCGGTATTGTTGGTTATGGTAATCTGGGAAAAGGCGTTGAATTAGCCATTAAACAAAATCCGGATATGCAATTGGAGGCGATCTTTACAAGAAGATCACCAGAACAAGTTGCTACTGTTGGATCAAAGATGGTTCATATATCTAAAGCAGAAGAATATAAGGATCAGATTGATGTCATGATTCTTTGTGGAGGTTCAGCGACAGATATACCTGAACAAGGGCCACAATTTGCAGCTATGTTTAATACAGTTGATAGTTTTGATACCCATGCCAAGATCCCGGAATATTTTGCGAAAATTGATCAAGTTGCAAAGGAAAGTGGGAAAGTAAGCGTCATTTCCACAGGTTGGGATCCGGGATTATTTTCTCTTAATCGAATGATTGTTGAGGCCATTTTACCTCATGGAAAAGATTATACTTTCTGGGGAAAAGGAGTAAGCCAAGGCCATTCTGATGCGATTCGCCGAGTAGAAGGAGTTAAGAATGCCGTTCAATATACGGTGCCTGTAACAGAAGCGATTGAACGTGTACGTTCTGGAGAGAATCCTGAATTATCTACAAGGGAAAAACACTTACGTGATTGCTATGTTGTACTTGAAGAGGGTGCTGATGCTGAAAAGGTAAAAAGAGATATTATGGAAATGCCTTATTATTTCTCAGATTATGATACAAAGGTTACATTCATCTCTGAAGAAGAATTAAAAGCGAATCATTCCACAATGCCTCATGGTGGGTTTGTGATTCGTAGCGGGCAGACAGGGGAAGGAAACCAACATATTGTAGAATTTTCCTTAAAGTTGGATAGCAACCCTGAATTCACCGCAAGTGTATTGGTGGCCTATGCGAGAGCCGCATACCGACTTCAAAAAGAGGGTCAAACAGGGGCAAAAACCGTTTTTGACATTGCACCAGGTTATTTGTCACCTGAATCCCCAGAGGATTTACGTAAGCGATTGTTGTAA
- a CDS encoding 6-carboxyhexanoate--CoA ligase, producing the protein MNLYSIRMRAALGGPHEQGGKHISGGEQIAAFHEIQDRVSYLLRKALEHDRGNPDFLQLTIDLIVEPVQMLSPLSVYTHTVNQVEEGRNLARGILRDLGLKEIVIDKGFKWMEITNEVRGAILVDAITGDRIDQQGLKGVRATRLDWKVGEFEKWCYAQQLQPNIRLKEALALATKISHYEGVVAELCWSDDPNYVIGYVSSKILGYHRITKMKEHGDENGGRVIFVNPDVRVNDYIQFLEKTPILLKMGEYE; encoded by the coding sequence ATGAATCTGTATAGTATTCGGATGCGCGCAGCACTAGGCGGTCCACATGAACAGGGTGGAAAACATATTTCTGGTGGCGAGCAAATCGCAGCATTCCATGAAATTCAGGATCGAGTTTCTTATTTATTAAGAAAAGCACTGGAACATGATCGTGGTAACCCAGATTTCCTCCAGCTAACGATTGACCTTATAGTAGAACCTGTTCAGATGCTGTCTCCATTATCGGTTTATACCCATACAGTAAATCAAGTGGAGGAAGGAAGAAATCTAGCAAGGGGTATTTTGCGAGATCTAGGATTGAAAGAAATTGTAATCGATAAAGGCTTCAAATGGATGGAGATAACGAATGAGGTACGTGGTGCTATACTGGTAGATGCTATTACAGGTGATAGAATCGATCAACAAGGGTTAAAAGGTGTTAGAGCAACAAGATTGGATTGGAAAGTCGGAGAATTTGAAAAATGGTGTTACGCTCAACAGCTACAACCCAATATCCGTCTAAAAGAAGCGTTGGCATTAGCTACAAAAATTAGTCATTATGAGGGGGTTGTTGCTGAATTATGTTGGTCAGATGATCCGAATTATGTAATTGGTTATGTTTCTAGTAAAATCCTTGGTTATCATCGGATTACAAAAATGAAAGAACACGGAGACGAAAATGGGGGCAGGGTTATATTTGTCAATCCTGATGTGAGAGTGAATGATTATATTCAATTCTTAGAAAAAACGCCAATTCTATTAAAAATGGGGGAGTATGAATGA